The nucleotide sequence TCAATTTTCGTACTAACCGGAGAAAAGGTGTTCGACATTTTCCTTATGGCTGGACACGCGAACTGCACTGAAGGCACAGCTTGTAGATTGAGATACGACGAGGAAGGGAAGCTCATCTACGCTACCGATTTCAACCTTGATGTGGAAGACAAGGATGTTGACAGATGGTCCGTCAACTCGATCAGGGACAAGGCTCTGTCGGACGGCTTTTTTTACACAGTCCTTACGAAAAATGAGACTATCGTGAAACGTTTGGACGAAGAACTCAATGtacgaatatttttttctcttgaattttatatataattattgacGCGTTcgtatattaaaattaatcaaaattgCAGGTTGACGGCATTCTCGAGCTTAACGACTCTTTCATTTTCTCCGACAACAACGGCGCGATATCTCGTTGTCGAGGTCTGCCCAACAGCGAATTGGGATGCGATTTATACGATATGAATCTGGGGCCACGGTCCGGCGTCGCAGCTTCACGCGTCGAAGCTCGAACCTACAAAAACTACATCCGTAATATCAGGATGTTCAACCTTCCGGAAGGAGGTGCTATCATATTTCTCGTAATGCAGGTGTACGACCTGCCAGGATCGCTTCCTGAAGCTAAAATGTTCTCCACTTATATACAAAACATCGATCGTTATGGTAGACCGGGTAGAGTGTTCAAGTTTCAGGACGACATTTGTAAGGACTTTACCGATGTAAAGATGTCTACAATGAAGGATAACCATTGCTTCAGTGTGTTTTGTCCATTTTCAGTGCAAACTAAGTGCGTCGTTTTCGACGCTTCGGTTTAAATAGTGTAGCAATGATGGTATGGGACGTTTTTCCACTCAGCTTTGTGTACAGTGTGATGATATTTATTTAAGTGATAAGATtgtttacaaaatatttgataattatgcgcattatatttttaaataccagtttatttatttcagttATGTATCGTTAAAATAGGACTGATTCTTATGTGTAGACTTCcaaaattgaataaatcatTTCTAAGAAATAACGAGCTTGTTGTTTACATGAGATCTAGACTATATGTAGTACACCTTGTATACAAAATCACATTATTGTGATTCTCGCTGACCAGTCATCCGAAATAAGGAAAATAGTCCGCGAAATCAGTCGCGTTAAGAACAGGACAAGTGAGTGCGTCGTACATCACTTTCTCTACTAGAAGCAGTGaacaataaacatttttatttgtgCGGTATTTGCTTCAATCTCAAGAGGATTGATTCTGTTATCTGCCGAGAAAGTAAACGT is from Nasonia vitripennis strain AsymCx chromosome 1, Nvit_psr_1.1, whole genome shotgun sequence and encodes:
- the LOC100678493 gene encoding uncharacterized protein LOC100678493, with translation MISRMKSFVLLIFILQAIDFQPITAYHTFSSERLLRIKDSHFRPLVTKSFDQFIYVTFPMNYLEPRIRLEWEKIGYTPCEIGFNSITETEFPLSLNTLADGKLLLSLLQATRDNSLSLEKNRGIFSLIIDPETCRFNSVLTALNNKTVKNMDIKESIFVLTGEKVFDIFLMAGHANCTEGTACRLRYDEEGKLIYATDFNLDVEDKDVDRWSVNSIRDKALSDGFFYTVLTKNETIVKRLDEELNVDGILELNDSFIFSDNNGAISRCRGLPNSELGCDLYDMNLGPRSGVAASRVEARTYKNYIRNIRMFNLPEGGAIIFLVMQVYDLPGSLPEAKMFSTYIQNIDRYGRPGRVFKFQDDICKDFTDVKMSTMKDNHCFSVFCPFSVQTKCVVFDASV